The DNA sequence GCAGTAACAATACATAGGGTGATTATAAGTGACATGAATGATAGTAATATCATAAGGGTCAGGAAAGAGGAATCGGAAATACTCCAAGTTACCCATAAGACACTTGTAgcagtatagtgttatttgaagtTAGATTTAGActagttaaaaatgtatattgcaGTCTCTTCCAATCTCATATCATATAACTGATACGCTAagagaggagataaaatggaGATATATAAAATGCTCAGTTAAAACCAGAAAGGGCTgaaaaagggagaggagaaagaacaaCCAATCTACATTAGAGCAGAAAGACAGAGGGCCTGAGAAAGGAGTTCTCTTGGAAGAACATGAACTAAATTGAGAGGCCTCTTGGGAAGTTTGAGTGTGTTGAGAATGAACATTTGTGTTAGCTCCTTTAGGCTGAAATACTAACAGGTGTATCAAAAACTAAGCTAATGTAAAAAAAACAAGGCAAGAATTAACCccagataaaagaaaaagttgtgcaagcagacctcaaactatactacaaggccgtggttcttaaaacagcctggtattggcacaagttcagggacacagaccagtggaacacaacagaaaatccaaatatagaaccatcctcatatagccacctaatttttgacaaagcgggaaagaatatactctggggacaagaatccctattcaataaatggtgctgggagaattggttagccacttgtagaagactgaaacaggacccacagctttcacctctcacaaaaatcaaatcacggtggataacagacttaaaccttaggcgtgatacaatcagaattctagaagaaaatgtaggaaagactcttacagacattggcctaggcaaagaatttatgaagaagacccccaaggcaatcacagcagcaacaaaaataaatgaatgggacatgattaaattaaaaagcttctgcacagccaaagaaacagtccagagaataaacagaccacctacagaatgggaaaaaatttttgcatactacacatcagataaaggactgataacaagaatctatttagaactcaggaaaatcagcaagaaaaaatcaagcaaccctatcaaaaagtgggcaaatgacatgaatagaaacttctcgaaagaagatataagaatggctaacaaacatatgaaaaaatgctcaacatccctaatcatcagagaaatgcaaatcaaaaccacaatgagatatcacttaactccaatgagaatggcctttatcaaaaaaacccaaaacaacacatgttggcgtgggtgtggagagacaggaacactcatacactgctggtgggactgcaaactagtgcaacccctgtggaaagcattatggaggtatcttaaacagattcaagtagacctgccatttgacccagcaatcccattactgggcatatacccaaaggaaaaaaggtcattctttaacaaagacacatgtacccaaatgtttatagcagcacaattcacaatagcaaagatgtggaaacaacccaaatgcccatcaacacatgattggattagtaagctgtggtatatgtataccatggaatattattcagctataaggaatgatgaagatacgacatctctatggttctcctggagagagttggaacccattatattaagtgaagtatcccaagaatggaaaaacaagcatcacatgtactcactagaaaattggtttccctgatcatcacctaaatacaaatctgggaacgacaccaattggatatcagactgaggtggggggtgggggaggggatgggggtatgcctacacaatgagtgcattgcgcaccgtttggggaatggtaacacttgaaggtgctgactcgggaagggggggtggggaagggagggatatatacctacatgatgggtgcaacatgcacgacctggggaacagacacgcctggagttctgacttggggggaaaggcggtacaggagcaacgtatgtaacctgcaattctgtatcccccataaaaagatgaaataaataaaaaaaaaaaagttgtgcaagaaaagaaacatttcagtACCTTCAGTCCATAATcttaataacataaataataaatactaatataACCAAAATACAATACTATTGAGTGAGGGTGGGGTAATATGGGGGTGTAAGACAACAAAATCCTCATCTTCCTTAGAAAGAATACAatagataacatttttttaaaaaattcaagaaaaagcaACATAAGAACATTTAGAATTAATGAAGTAACTGcctaaagaaacaacaaaaagagaTGAAAGTGCCTCTGTGGAGTAGTGAATTAGGGAGGGAGCCAGTAgtactatttatttgtttatttgtttgtgtgtttatctatttatttattatcccaAGCCTAGTAGTACTGGTAGTACtacctgacttttaaaaatatgtggtgttattcattttgttaaataaaaaaataacttttaaaaagaaaaaagacaagcagGAGAAAAGCCAAAGGATATCCAGGGAGATCATTAAGAGTCTGGGATGCTTGCAGTATAGATGAAAAGAGGGTAGATTAGAGAAACatttagaagataaaattgaTGAGAGTTGAAGATGAATTTGGAAAGAAACATGAGAGAGAGGTGGCTGTTGAGAGTAACTAATAGGTTTCTGgctaaataataaaacatgagcATCTTTTAAAAGCATCTTCTTAAAGACAGGAAAGACAAGAAGAGGAGCAAGTTGGATCTGAGGACTTGAGTTTGGTTTTGGACATGTGGATTTGAGGTAACTTTGAGACATCTAAGTAGAAATATCTTCTAGGCAGGGAGGTATTTGTACGTGGCACTGAAAGGATAGATTTGGGTGTGATATATATGTGGAAATCATGAGCCTGTGGATGATGACATAGATGAAATTGTTTAGTGGAGGAAAACACAGGGAGCAGAGAAGAGTGCCTAAGACTGAGCTATGAATACTTAACATGCAGGTGGCAGGATAGAAGAGAAGAAGTGTGTAAAAGAGTTAGAAAAGCTCAAGAGGTGGAATGAAAACCCAGAAGTCTGGTTTActttctatgttctttttttttttattatttcaaacaaaaGGCCTCACGTTATTTATTACTGAACTAGCTTATTAATACAGAgcatataaacaaagagaaaaatcattttcccaATGAAATGTGTCTGACTGTATCGTAGTGACATTTTCAGCTTGATATGGTAAGATGACAGTGACCTTGATACAGCATAAATATGTGTGCCATCATCTCATGTGCAATTCCTTATAGACCCAGCTTGGTTCTTCTCCAATGTCTCCTCTTGGAGTGGTACCTGATTTTATTACCAGTTTTCATCCGAATCCACTGGGGAATGGGAtgattttgcttctgtttgtTGGCCAGAAATTGCTTGATTCTGAAAGTCTTGTGAGAAGACATGGCAAGAAACAGAGTCAACCACATACACCAGGATGGCGGCGGAAGGGAGAAAGGGGTttctatgttttccttttctttataaattactaaCTTTCAGGTATTtggttataagcaacagaaaatgggcTAAGACAGCCACTGAAACATGATTCAATACAAATTTGCTTCTGGATGTAACCATATTTGGATATCAACTAGGATTACCACAGAAGgcaaagatatagaatattaGATGGAGGAAAACATGATCAGtggtatataaaaaaagaatataatttcctTCATGTGGTCTGTAAATTTTAGGTGATCCAAGGTCACAGTCTGGTTGGAATACCAAAGGATAATTTTCTGTATTGatatttaatcatttcaaaacTACAGTTTTACCAAACTATAGTTTGGAGAGGAAATGGCAATTATGGTATCCAGCAACAGCTCCAGGATTTAAATAAAAGGCCCTTTAATATGCATTAAAAGTAAGAAGGAGGGCCAagaatggtggctcacgcctgtaatcctagcactctaggaggctgagacaggaggactgcttgagctcaggagttcaagaccttatctctactaaaaaatagaaaaattagccaggcatcatggcacacacctatagtcccagctacttgggaggctgaagcaagaggatcatttgagcccaggagttgcaggttgcagtgagctacgatgataccactgcactctacccagggtaagagagggagactctgtctcaaaaaaaaaataagaaggagaTGGAGGAGGGGAGCTAACACTTACTGAGACACCAAGTTTGATGCTTAACATGTATTGACTTCCCTAATCCTCACACCAGCCCTAGGATGTACTACTTATTGTTATCCCTATTTTTCAAAAGAGCAATTTGAGGCATGTAAAGATCAAACAACTTGCATCATGTTATTCTTTTTCAAGCTCTGCCTAGAAATATCTtgagaaaaactttttttaaatgggcaattTCCTTATTAAGTAACCCTGAGCAACAGAACTGAAGGAGCTTAGGGTATTATTCTTCCCATGTATAGTCAAAGATTACTTAATAAAAAGGCATTAACCTCTTTACACTGGAAAGAATATATTATTGATTAACTTtatatatggtaaatatttttcttaactttaagAAAATCCTAGGTCCCAGGTCATGGGCAGAAAGAATGAAGCATTGGTGAATTCCTCCCAACTACTCAGTATTAAGTTCTGCCAATTCTTCCTTTGCTGTGTCTCTAGAATACAATTTTCCCTTTGGGGTCCATTTGCTACCATCCCAGTTCTGatgctattttccttttatctcctAACATTCTCTTTGCCTACAGTTCTTTAACTCATTCATCTTGTGTACCACTGACATATTTATCTTTCTAAGACACATTTAATTGCACCATCCTGCACTTAAACAAGGGCTCCCAGTTGCCTACATATATGTGTCTAAAATCCATAACCCAGAAGGCAGGATGCACCACAATCTCAGCAGCCCTTATCGTCAGCTTCACATCCTTATACACACAATTGCCTCCATCCAAGTCATTCTATGGTGTGTCCTGTGTCCCAGCTTTCCTGTGATTGCTTCATTCATATAagcttatttatttgaaattctctctctctctcttttttttagagacagtgtcttactctggctagagtgcaatggcatcagcctagctcacagcaacctcaaactcctgggctcaagcaatcctcttgccttagcctcccgattcactgggactacaggcatgcaccaccatgcccggctacctTCATTTGAAATTCTGTTCCactttctttgcctttccatatctCACCTGTATTCAAGATCTCAGCCTTTTCACGAATGTTTATTTTCCCCGACAGCATTCCAGGTCCCATTCATCTCTCTCCTTGTGATTTTATGCCAATATCTATAAATCTTTTCCAGCAGTGCATCAAAAACTATTGCAACAtggtttgaattttcattttgttttcttatgaaCATACTAGATTTTCATGATTTAGCTTCTCAGTTATATTTTAAACTACTTCAGAGTAGACAccaatgaaatacaaataaaaggcCACCTTTTCAAGTCAAGCCACTACGGTAGAGGAAAGATACCGCtatgaacaagacagacagtCCCAGTTCACACAGCGCATATAGTCTCCGTCCTCTCTAGCACCAGCCAGCCTTTTGTGTGTTAGTGGAGCTAAGGCTGTGTTCGGCGACGATGCTTACATAATTCCTGCTAGCGTATCATAAATCAGACGTTTTATGTTATACAAAGTACccatgaaacatgaaaaaaaattatgagacaagTCTGTATGCCCAAGTTTAAaatctaacacaaagaaattccctccttctccctaTCCAAATATCTTTTCTCGTCTCAGAAAAAATATCCAGAAGCAAATCCATACTGAATCCTGTTTCAGTggctgtcttagtctattttctgttccttataaaaaattaattgaacctgggtaatttataaagaaaataaatttctttcttacaaTTTTGGAGGCTAAGAAGGTCAAGGTCTAGGTGCCACATCTGGTGAGGCCCTtattgctggtggggactctcttcATGGCAAGGGGGCTGAGCGTGCTCACGTGCTAACATGCCAACATGCTAGTGTGCTAACATGCTAGCTCTCGGGTCccccttcctcttctcataaAATCACTAGTTCCACTCCCacgataacccattaatccattcatgagggcagattCCTTATGACCCAATCACTTCTTCAAGGCCCCatctctcaatactgccacactggagattaaatttcaacatgaattttggagggcaCAAGTATTCAAGCGATAGCAGTGGCTTAGGGTGGGTGGTTTTATCATGGGAGCCATATTCAAATAAGTTCTTTTGTGTACTTTGTAAGGTAATCTATTTTATGAGACCCAGTAGAGACTAAATGCCAGCTCCCTCTGgcataatatattcattttttttctaaatgtcaaCATACACACTATATCAAATGGATTACAAAATCCCCTAATCTTTCTGGACCACATTTTTGCTcttctaaaattagaaaattatgctTGATAATATTTAAGGTTTCTTAAGTTATAGAATTCTGTGATTATACTTATATACATACCTCCTAGAGGTAGAATCAGAGTGGTAAATATAGTAAcaatgagaaacaaagaaaaaatttctttagtTGTAAATGAAAATGGATGGAAGAGGTGTGGTCGGAGGGGGCAGCGTGTGGATTCAGATGAGCTCCCACTGTCCTTACTAGAACTACTGCCCAGCCACTAC is a window from the Eulemur rufifrons isolate Redbay chromosome 16, OSU_ERuf_1, whole genome shotgun sequence genome containing:
- the LOC138397547 gene encoding large ribosomal subunit protein eL39-like, yielding MSSHKTFRIKQFLANKQKQNHPIPQWIRMKTGNKIRYHSKRRHWRRTKLGL